One stretch of Vicinamibacterales bacterium DNA includes these proteins:
- a CDS encoding S1/P1 nuclease → MPRPRLIAVALLCWCLTPSSAFAWGEKGHRIVALIALEHLSPAAKKGVAALLSADPDGRVRTLDDAAVWPDWIKQERPETKPWHFVDIEYSKNSYSRAADCPGNDHSDCIIVRIDRFLGVLGNQGASTAERREALKFLAHLVGDIHQPLHCAERNHDRGGNNVKVKWFGKKMNLHLLWDAGIIDRAGLTAEEFTELLLEDETAPPVSAQQAGTVVAWAEAAHTLARTHAYKGLGSGLLGQKYYDQTADVVDEQLLKAGLRLARLINSAF, encoded by the coding sequence ATGCCGAGACCTCGACTCATCGCCGTCGCCCTCCTGTGCTGGTGCCTGACCCCATCGTCAGCCTTCGCCTGGGGCGAGAAGGGCCACCGGATTGTCGCTCTCATCGCGTTGGAGCATCTGAGCCCGGCCGCCAAAAAGGGAGTCGCCGCCTTGCTGTCTGCCGACCCGGATGGCCGCGTGCGGACCCTGGACGACGCCGCGGTCTGGCCGGACTGGATCAAGCAGGAACGCCCGGAGACCAAGCCCTGGCACTTCGTGGACATCGAGTACTCGAAGAACTCCTATTCGCGCGCGGCGGATTGCCCGGGGAATGACCACTCGGATTGCATCATCGTGCGGATCGATCGGTTCCTTGGCGTTCTCGGCAATCAGGGCGCGAGCACGGCGGAGCGGCGCGAAGCCCTCAAGTTCCTTGCTCACCTGGTCGGAGACATCCACCAGCCCCTGCACTGCGCCGAGCGGAATCACGACCGCGGCGGCAACAACGTGAAGGTGAAATGGTTCGGCAAGAAGATGAACCTGCACCTCCTCTGGGACGCGGGCATCATCGACCGGGCCGGCCTGACGGCGGAGGAGTTCACGGAGCTGCTGCTGGAAGACGAAACTGCGCCTCCGGTCAGCGCCCAGCAGGCCGGCACCGTCGTCGCCTGGGCCGAAGCCGCTCACACCCTCGCCCGCACCCATGCTTACAAAGGGCTGGGCAGCGGATTACTGGGGCAGAAGTACTACGACCAGACGGCGGACGTCGTCGACGAGCAACTCCTGAAAGCGGGGCTGCGTCTGGCGCGGCTCATCAACTCGGCGTTTTAG
- a CDS encoding NBR1-Ig-like domain-containing protein: MDNAELVSSLFPQELGTAAAGEARISFRNTGTDVWTRAAGCRLGAVDDFDPFYKRDTRVDLPDGAVVRPGETFEFQFALQAPAAPGSYHTNWQMIREGVSWFGPIVAADIAVTGDHVVDASTIDQKLLMGYQGWFGCRGDGSVVNDWQHWSERTPPGPESVRVDLWPDTRDYDADELFDTQFRFPDGSPARVFSSYNAKTIRRHFGWMKQYGIDGVSIGRFTVGVNNPVDVQKTLRQLEHVRQAAEEHGRVIFIAYDITGHNEATLIQDIQRDWVRLVDEVRITDSPSYLRHHGQPLLMLWGLAAENRPGGPEQATRILRFFQQNGNARYRATIMGGVPTTWRQLGTQDPRWAEVFRLFDVICPWMVNQFTNEADAVAWYRDVFVGDIGDCRARGAGYVATVFPGFSWRNVETRNGRPQPPPLNEVPRHGGRFYWRQVYEAVQAGSTAVLCAMFDECDEGTAMFKVAESQTQTPVGCGFVTLDADGQALPSDWYLRLAGETGRMLRGEVPATEAIPIAP; the protein is encoded by the coding sequence ATGGACAACGCCGAATTGGTCAGCTCGCTGTTTCCACAGGAACTCGGAACCGCCGCAGCGGGCGAGGCCAGGATCTCTTTCAGGAACACCGGCACGGACGTGTGGACGCGCGCGGCCGGATGCCGCCTGGGCGCGGTCGATGACTTCGATCCGTTCTACAAGCGCGACACGCGCGTGGACCTGCCGGACGGTGCAGTCGTTCGACCGGGAGAGACTTTCGAGTTTCAGTTCGCGCTTCAGGCGCCGGCGGCTCCCGGGTCCTATCACACCAACTGGCAGATGATCCGCGAAGGGGTAAGTTGGTTCGGTCCGATCGTCGCGGCCGACATCGCCGTCACTGGCGACCACGTCGTCGATGCGAGCACCATCGATCAGAAGCTCCTGATGGGGTATCAGGGCTGGTTCGGATGCCGCGGTGATGGTTCCGTCGTGAATGACTGGCAGCATTGGTCCGAGCGCACGCCGCCAGGCCCGGAAAGCGTCCGCGTTGATTTGTGGCCCGACACGCGCGACTACGACGCGGATGAACTCTTCGACACTCAGTTCAGGTTCCCCGATGGCTCCCCGGCCCGCGTGTTTTCGAGTTACAACGCGAAGACCATTCGCAGGCACTTCGGTTGGATGAAGCAATACGGAATCGACGGCGTGTCGATCGGCCGTTTCACGGTGGGCGTGAACAACCCCGTCGATGTCCAGAAGACGCTGCGCCAGCTTGAACACGTGCGCCAGGCCGCCGAGGAACACGGGCGGGTCATCTTCATCGCGTACGACATCACTGGGCACAATGAGGCCACGCTGATTCAGGACATCCAGCGCGACTGGGTCAGGCTGGTCGACGAGGTCCGGATCACGGACAGCCCGAGCTACCTCAGGCACCACGGGCAGCCGCTGCTGATGCTGTGGGGCCTCGCGGCGGAGAACAGGCCCGGGGGGCCGGAACAGGCGACCCGGATTCTCCGGTTCTTTCAGCAGAACGGCAACGCGCGTTACCGCGCCACGATCATGGGAGGCGTCCCAACGACGTGGCGACAGCTCGGGACGCAAGATCCCCGTTGGGCCGAGGTGTTTCGGCTCTTCGACGTCATCTGCCCGTGGATGGTGAATCAGTTCACGAACGAGGCTGACGCCGTTGCCTGGTACCGCGATGTCTTCGTCGGTGACATTGGCGATTGCCGCGCGCGCGGCGCCGGATATGTGGCGACCGTGTTCCCGGGGTTCTCGTGGCGCAACGTGGAGACCAGAAATGGCAGGCCCCAGCCGCCGCCGCTGAACGAAGTTCCCCGCCACGGCGGCAGGTTCTACTGGAGGCAGGTTTATGAGGCCGTCCAGGCCGGCTCAACCGCGGTCCTCTGCGCGATGTTCGACGAGTGTGACGAAGGCACCGCGATGTTCAAGGTCGCCGAATCCCAGACGCAGACACCAGTTGGATGCGGTTTTGTAACGCTGGACGCTGATGGCCAGGCGTTACCCAGCGATTGGTACCTCAGACTGGCGGGCGAGACCGGCAGGATGCTGCGAGGCGAGGTTCCAGCCACAGAGGCCATCCCGATCGCACCGTGA